The nucleotide window CCCCTTTCTGATAAAATCTTCAGGCAAAATATATACCGCATCAATTTCTAGTATAGATGGTTTATATGCCATCAATAACATACCATTAATGcggtaaaaaaattaatcagatttttttttaattaatcagaTACTGTCTGCTCATTGACATGTAATCATCACCATTACATTTTAATACCGTTCTGTATTATCAATGTCGTCGTATTGTGGGAAAGATTTGGCATTAAGTCATTGGGCTTCCCAAGCACCTAACAGCAGATTATCAAGTTGTGCTTGCAGATCCTGTATTGTAAAACTCACTCCATCATAGTGGAGTTCTCATTATTTTCGCACATTTGAGTGAGCCAAGTTTCCCACCTAGTAAAGTTGGCATTGTCAAAAGGGGAATGGTCTCTTGATGAGTATTGCCCCATTCCTGTGGAGTTTATTTTCACACATAAGCGAGCCAAATTTCCCACCAAAAGTCATCTTAAGagagacaaaaaagaaaaaagatatatcTGATTCAAGAGAACTAAGCCATAAATTTTCTCATGTCTGTCCCAGGAATTTTCTAAGTCACATcaggttatttatttatttgcttattttttaataagtgcaCATTAAATGGACTGGACCTTCTCCCATATCAACTATTACTTTGATTTTTCTACTACCTCCATACTAATGACCCAGGGTCTGGTCTCTCAATCTGCTAACTAAAAGTTTCTAGCATGGTATTCTAAAGCAAGTCTAACAACAAAATTAATGTAGAAATAAACAAACCTTGGTAACTAAAGAAAGCATAGGATCCACAATTAGCTTAGTAACTGACATAATGAACTCCTCACAAGTGGCTTtcaggctttttttttttttttataagtaagagataaactttattgatgtgaatgaaataggcatgtacctagtacacaggaagtatacagttgaacacctagatacattctaagagcgttaaactaaagataggaattcatgaatatcatccccatttaatacaatagctgaaaaccaaagcaataaagtgtgcagaaaataattcttcagctccatcaTTGTTCGTTCCTTATCTTCGAAGCAACGCatattcctttccgtccaaatacaccacatgatacacaacggaatcattctccaaactgctgccacttgatgactgccctgcaattttctccaacaacccatcaactccaccactctcctaggcattacccaagccacaccaacccgtcgaaaaatctcatcccacaaccctcttgctacatcacaatgcagtaaaagatgatctaccgattctccattctttctacacatgtaacaccaatccagcacaacacatcctctcttcctcaaattgtccgtggtcaagatcttcccaagggcggcattccaaacaaagaaagcaactctagagggcactcgagacctccaaatgttcATCCAAGGGAATGAGGTGTGATCctgtaaaatcaaaattttgtaatacgCATTTACTGTGAATTTCTTATGATCCTGGAACCTCCATTTCAAGCTGTCATGTTGCGCCATAGTAGACCCTAAAGAATgtagcaagctgaaaaaatatgaaactatagataattcccaattatgaatatctctattaaacagaatattccactgatgcgAACCATGAGCAAATAATCGCACTTCCGCCACAGAAACCTCCTTGTTAATTGCAATACAATATAAAGTTGGAAACACCAtttccaatgcatgatctccacaccacacatcccgcCAAAAATTGATTCGGTTACCCTCACTTGCGACAAAACGAATatgatttacaaaaataatccaCCCCTttcttataaacttccatagccccactccatgcccccctctcacttctttagaacaccaaccaccccaatcaACCCCATATTTAGCATCTATAGTTTCCCTCCATAAAGAACCCCCTTCCATATGATATCTgcaaagccatttccccaacaatactttattaaaagttctcaaattacacACACCCAACCCCCCATACTCAACTGGAGAATATACTGTCTTCCAATTAACCAAATTAACTTTCTTATCCTCCCCATAGAAATGCCTTGAAGAGTTTCTCAATTCTATTCACCACCCCTGTAGGCATAggaaaaaaggataaaaaataagtggggagGTTTGTGagggtactcttgataagagtgagacgaTCCCCTTTCGATAGATACACcattttccatccagccaaccttttctctatcttctctaccaccccatcccatatagctctacTCTTGAAAGTAGCACCTACCAGaagacccagatatttcattgggaacGAGACCCTGCAACCCAGAAGACTTGCTAGATTGCGTATATTAGGGACCACACCCACCGGAACCAACTCAGACTTGTCAAGATTCACCTCAAGCCCtgatactgcttcaaaacaaagtaataatgcaCGCAAAGTTTGGACCTGACTCCTATCCGCTTCACAAAACAACAGTGTCGTCTGCGAAAAGGAGATGTGAAATGATACAAGGGCTACCAGAGCCATTTCCCACCTGAAAACCAGATAAAAAACCCTCACTAACAGTAGCCTGCACCATCTTACTCAacgcctccataactatgacaaaaagaaagggagataaTGAATCACCATGTCGCAAACCCCTtgagctataaaaaaaaaccatcatgAGTGCCATTAACTAGCACTGAAAACCGGGTCGTTGAAATACAAAAATGCATTCAAAAAATCCAcctatctccaaaaccacacatcttcaacaaatacaaaaggaaatcccagttcacatgatcataaaccttctccatgtctagctcGCAAAGAATACATGGACTTCCCTCCCTCAATCtagcatccaaacactcatttgcaatgagcacCGAATCAAGTATATATCTCCCACGAATAAAAGCATTCTGAGGCTTGGAGATAATATTTTCCAGTATTGGACTAAGCCGATTAGCAagaacctttgaaataatcttatagacactgCTAACCAAACTTATTGGGCGAAAATCCTCAATATTCGACGACCCATATTTCTTAGGAATGAGTGCAATAAAGGTCgcattaagtgatttttcaaacttttgataagCATGAAATTCACTGAACACCCGCAAGATATCACCtttcaccacatcccaacaagtttggaagaaactcattgagaaaccatccggacccggcgctttgtccttagccataccagatatgaccttgaaaatctcatcttccacaaaaggtctctccaagaCACTCACAAGCTGCGGATCAATTGCCTCAAACGGTAagtcatcaagcttcggcctccaagttaCTGATTCGGTAAGAAGAGTCTCATAATAATGTGCAATATGACTTTCTAGATCAGCCGAAGAAGATAGCACCTGAGTACCTGAATGTAACAACTCAATCGCATTATTACtcgatgagaattagccattttgtgaaaaaacttcgtacacctatcaccctctttcaaccaaagggctctggatttttgacgccatgaaatCTCTTCTAACAGCAAAACCCTTTCCAACTCTGCCACAACCGTTACTTTCCTCAATAACTCCTCCTCCGAGGCCCTTCCCAATAATTCCTTACCCTCCAATTCCTGCAACTCCTCCAACAAAATAGACTTTTGATTGTCAGTgtgaccaaaaacttccaagttccatttcTTCAGGTCTTGCTTTAGAGCCTTCATCTTACCTGCAAGAATAAAACTCGGAGTGCCACTAAACTGGTACGAAGTCCACCAAGTTctcaccatctctacaaacccgTTCACCTTAAatcacatattctcaaacttgaaataccagCGACCCCCGtgaatgccaccacaatctaATAGAATGAGAAAATGGTCTGAGCTAACTCTAGCTAACCTTTTCTGACTAACTTCAGGATAGTGGGCTTCCCATAACGGCGagacaaggaatctatccaatttCGACCAAGCACGGCCGTTAGACCAAGTATACTCACCACCCACCAAAAGGAGGTCCATAAGATCCATATCAAAAATGAACTCAGAGAATTCCGCCATGGCCAAAGTGTGTCGATGATGCCCCGATCGTTCACTAGGAAAGCGAGTAATGTTAAAAGCAccccccatacaccacggcacatcccataaagagtgtattcccgccaactcctcccacaaccgtCGTCTATCTCTATCTATGTTGGGACCATAAGACCCTGCAAAAGCCCAAATCCACCCATCGCTCACATTTTTGAATAACACCGAAACCGAAAACTCTCCAACACACTCCTCAATCgcctcaaccactcttttatcccacattaataatACTCCACCTGATGCTCCCTGAGAGGCCAAATAGGACCAACCCATATAAGAACATCCCCAAATACTACGCACAAAACTTCTATAAATAAAacccaactttgtttcttgcaagCATATTACATCACCCTTCCATAATCTCAATAGAGCTTTGATACGAAGACGTTTGTCCCTATCATTGagaccccttacattccaagaaataatcttaggcttcattaaaaCTTAACTTACCCCTCCCTTTTGATCTAACCCTTCCACTACTCCCATCCTTAACATCATAATTGATGGAGCATGTTAAGCGTTTACGTTCCCTATCTTGTTTTGTAGCTGATTTCGAAAGGCTAGCTTCAATAGCCACAAGAAGggccataaattgttcctcGTAACCTCCAAAAGAGACCCCAAAAATTTTCTGTAGCTCCTCtacctttttaaaaatccaattcGTCGAACAACTCCCATAATCACTGGGAGGGAGTGTACATAAAGAAGTAAGAGCCCCCTCTTCCCCAACACTGTTATTGGGAGTCACCGAAACATCCAGCTTATTTGTTTCACCACTTAAAACCATATTATTAAGAGGAATATCATCCCCAGAAAATAACTCATCAGGACTACTCATCACCAAAAGTGGAAGACCACTCTGAACCTCATCACTGTCCCGCGAAACCTCCTCACCGCAAAGAGACGTCTCTCTTTCCCGCGAACCAGATTGCTCGTGCACAACTTCTAGACCTTCGTCCACCATACTCAGTTCCGAAAGTTCGCAGAAACTCCTGAGGACCCAGTGTTACTGCACATTCCTTCACCATAGAACCCAACCAACCCAGAGTTTCCCAATCCACTGAAATATATTTCACACCACGATGACTGCTTTCTATAATCCTCCACCACCTTGCATTCTCCTTTCTGAACTCAAACAACTTCTGATCAATGAATACCTCCTTGCACAACCCCATCTAAACCAACCCACAAACAATACAACCCTAGTGATTCAGAGATACACTAATCCCCTCAAGAAGGAAAAGCCATTAATGAATCACTACCAACAGAAAGGAAAAAACCACAACAAAAACTGAAactgtacggagagaaaatatACTAGAGAGAGAaacctttcaaaaaaaattttagctTTCAGGCTTTTCTCAAGTTCCTTCAAAAAAATGGATTACCAAAGTAAGGGAAATAGCAGTAGATACAAAGATAAAttgctaacaaaaaatatcacagTACTGACAGAATTTGAAACCAAACTGACAACTAATCATCCTCAAAACTTCAGTTATTGTCGAAAATCATTACTTTGAGCAGTCAGGATCATAACTGGGAGAGTAACAAAGCAAAAGCCATGGTCTATGTAGAATTTACAACTTGGTAGTTGCACATTTAATATCCGCAGCACATAAGAGATACTGagtgaaaaacaaaagatgCACAAATTAATGACATCAACAGCTTTCAGTAACAGGAGCTTTCATAAAAATCATGGCAGTATCACCATCAATTCTAAtagcataataattttttttatatgtgaaaaCAGATTTATTGAATCAAGAGAATAGGCATACCCCAAgtacaaaagaaatatatgaaaGAGAACACCTAGTTAATTCTAATAGCATAATAATTAAACGCTCAAAGGGAAAGATACAGTGAAATTTGcatataaaacttaaattccAGAATTGACTTCACTAGAACATAAGTTATATCCCTTCATTTGGGGTACACTTACTCTTTTCAATAACCTTTTATCAGCAAATAATCTATTCTCTTGCTTTCGAAATACAACACAGGCAACCTCAAAACATTGCAGTGTAGTCAAGTCAACTAAGGAGTATCCAGTACAACTCATATAAAGGTCGTGTCGTAAGGCAAACTCACAAACCTTCTTTGCATCTACTTGACTTTCCAAAACTCTGGGAGACAAGGTCCTTGCCAATGAAGTTGATCTTGACCAGTCAAATAGTGATGCTTGGCCTCTAAGAATACGTCTTAAATGTTCCTGACAGAAGATTCAACCAAAATGAGGATTCCATTAAGGAGGTAGATAATAGATATTCcctaattagaaaaaaaaatgttaaaataacaAACCTAAATGGTTCCTTTATATCTGATCTTAATGCACCACATTTCAGAAAATAGTCCAAGACACTTTGAATGACTATTATCTAATGATTTCTACGTTCTACCTTTTCCTGCTGGCGTATAATCTAACAACTAAAccaattttttccattttaattcaaaaattattttagagtcAACAAAAAGGATGGCAGCACCCTACTAGAGCCTTTTGTTTGACCTTTCCAATGTAGAAAGTACTCAAAAATTGTACAAGCCAAACAAAATGAAGAGAATCCAGATCGCATGCAAGGTTCAGTCTGAATAGAACTAAGTAGTGGAATCTTTTTGCTACAATGCAGAAGAGCATGTATTTACTTGAGATGGAAAAAAGGAGAAATGGAAAAATATGCAGTTAACAAAAGCAGTGCTtgatacttatcaaaaaaaaaaaacaaaagcagtgCTTGAGCACGTGACTTACTTGCATGCAGAAGCAAGAAACATTAATAATAGTCAGCACTCGAGATACTTACCAGCAAATGAGAGAAATCAAGTTCGTTGTGTGTTACTGAAAATTCGATATCAAAAGGTGCAATCAGGAAGACAAAAATTTAGTattgataattaaataatattgtctAGTAGAATAACAACCAGGGGTAAATTTGAGAGAAAAGAGATATCACCTGCTCCCTTAAAATAAGAAGATGTTTTATGAGGAAGAGCTGGCCATTCATTGGGGTTGATCTCTTTAAAACCAGTTTGCTTGCTTTCTGTAGCGGATAGAAGGAAGCACCAATTACAAAACAACACAGCAAACTGCTACATGTAAAATGTGGTTGCTTGTTGACATGCTTGAATGGGAACCATAAAGAGTAGGCCAAAATATGAAGGCCATAACCCCTCCTCTCCGTAGAAGATGATAACATAGTAACATAAAAACAATCACAACTTCCACCGATAGGGATAATATCACAATGTGTCACACAGTATCAACGCACAAAGTAGTGCAttctactaaataaataattatttctttaacaTACTCACTTGGATAGACATCGAGCAAACTTCTACAGCTTCCTGATAAAAGTATCAAACcaccaaactttcaaaaataagCAAGAAagggaatttaaaaaataaatagcataaCAAATTGATAATCCAGAGATGAAAATACCTGTGCTAAACCAGTGAAAACTCCAGGTTCTAAGAGGCGATACAACTTTGAAAGCAACGATAAAGTTTTCTCAAGTGGTGGATACCAAGTTTTAAATACATCTGGGTTTTCATCAGCCTACAATTTCATAAGcaagcataaataaatatatgagatttttactCGAGAAggatttatgttttatttcagGGAGTCAACAAGtgaatatatgatatatgcaGGCAAGAAccacaaaaaagaaaggagCAACTCCTGCAAATTCAGCACAACTAACACTCCGACAAGCTCAACACCCAGCAGATATCTGGTTCAGTTATCTCATGCTGTATTTCTTGATTACGTGAAGAAACCATCTCACAtgccatgtgtgtgtgtgtgtgtgtgtgcgcgcgcgcgtgtGCGTGTGTCTACAGATAGGTCGTCAGCATGCCATAATACATCAGTACATTCTGCTCGAGGGCattgaagaataaataaatgaattgtaaaattttgaaattacatCCTCCAAATTAGCAAAAGACACTTTGATGCAGGACAACTGAAGCTGCATGAACAAATATCTACTAAGCGACATAAATCGTAAAGTCATACTTCATTATATAAGCTAAAGAAAGAAGCAGTGTGAGGCACATTACAGCAGTAGTCCCCGATTCATTCTCAACAGATTGTTCCAGCTTCGCAGGGTAATCCAAGTCTCCATCAGAAGGCAAATAGTTCACTATCTACATAAGAAGCAAGcaaaagcttcaaaacaaaatccacatatttgaaagaaaaggtTTTCCGCAAATAGTTAggacagagaaagagagactaTCACAGAGCCCCAGAGGAAGAAAATAGGAATCCATTGTCCAAGGAAGCCTTGAGAAGGTGTCTTGTTAGAGAATTTGAGATAAAAGAACTTGGAagactaaagtattttctgggAATTGAAGTAGCTCATTCCAAAGAAGGCATCTTTATTTCACAACAGAAATATGTAACTGATCTTCTAAGGGAGACAGGAAAGTTGGCATGTAGACCAGTCTCCACACCAATCGAGCCAAACCACAAACTTGGAGAGGCAAATGAAGATCCAGCTGTAGACAAGGAAATGTACCAGAAACTGGTaggaaaacttatatattttgctCACACGCGGCCAGACATTGCATATGCCGTAAGTGTGGTTAGCCAATTTATGCACAGCCCGAGAGAAGTTCACCTACAGGCAGTGTACCATGTACTACATTACCTAAAGGCCAATCCTGGCAAGGGAATTCTATTTAGAAGAAATGCCGGATTGATTCTTGAAGCATACACCGATACTGATTATGCAAGCTCACCAGTTGATAGGAGGTCTACTACAGGTTATTGCACTTTCCTTGGAGGCAATCTCGTGACCTGGAGGAGTAAAAAGCAGAATGTGGTAGCTAGATCAAGTGCGGAGGCAGAATTTAGGGCGCTGGCTCAAGGAGTGTGTGAATTACTATGGCTCAAGATAATTCTGGAAGACCTTAGAATCAAATGGGAAGGaccaatgaaattattttgtgacaACAAGTCAGCCATCAACATTGCTCACAATCCTGTTCAACATGAtagaacaaagcacattgaaGTGGATAGACacttcataaaagaaaagttggaTAGTGGATTAATTTGTACCCCATATGGGTCAACTAATGGCCAACTCGCAGATGTACTCACAAAAGGGCTTAGCAGTGCAGCATTCCAAGGACTTATCTTCAAGCTGGGAATGAAGGATGTATATTCaccagcttgagggggagtgttggaaAATAGATAATTGATTCCCTCAATCTTTGGTATATTAGGAAACCTATATATTTGTATCTTTGACTTCCCTAGGATTAGGGGATAACCATTAAGAATTTCCACTGATATAAAAATCTGTTTTAGGAAGGAAAGtttcctattttatttccttgtaaTTAGCTCTGTAAATCAGTCATGTAATCGCACATATAGTCTGTATAAAGGCTACATTGATAATAATACGATTGATTCATTTTTCCCacataccatgtgaaatcaccacttgtcccaaaagcttaagctgatgggaagagatagattttattattttatatcttaacactccccctcacttGTGGGCTAGACTTCCCTTCAATGAGTAGGCCCaacaagtggaatatttaattaaatgggatatAGAGTGTAGAGTTAGAGTTCGAACTTaggacctctgctctgataccatgtgggAAAAATGAATCAATCGTATTATTATCAATTGTAGCCTTTACACAAACTATATGTACGATTACATGGCTGATTTACAGAGCTAATTACAAGGAGATAAAGTAGGAAACTTTCCTTCCTAAAATAGATTTCTATATCAGTGGGATTCCTTAATGGTTATCCCCTAATCCTAGGGAAGTCAACGATACAAATATATAGGTTTCCTAATAACCAAAGATTGAGGGAATCAATTATCTATTATCCAACAGCATCCATTGTCAAAATCTTGGGCATTATAAAATTcaccaaaatatgcaagttACAAACATAAAGTGACATAAATAGGCAACTCCAGAAGGGTAATACTAATCATTCTAATCACTGCACAAGCACATTTATGGTTTCTAAGCATAAAAGTTTGCAAACTTATTCGTGCATAGTTGCAtgtagggctgcaaacggtccggtccggtccagtcggtccgcccttttttttttttttttaaataattaataaaaaaatttatttaaaatactaaattaaattaagtgacttattaatgtggattatgtaacaaacttaataaaaaaatattttatatggtcaatgataataaattagatgaaaattatattattaatttatataattactatataattatctaattgatattatatatttattaattcatagaatattaacaagtgttaatagtatatttaaaattttatattgttaatagtgataggttaaatgaagatatatataaaatattattaatttatagaatattaacaagtattaataatatatttaaaaatttatattgttaattgtacaattattatatataaaaattttttttttttttaatttttcattcggtccggtccggtccgaaaaaaccgtggaccggaccgaatgatttcggtcctctaaaatatggaccggaccggaccggtctaagtctcggtccggtccggtccggaccgaaacggtcggtccgttcggtccgaccagaccgttaatcacccctagttGCACGGCATTCAGATGCTAGTTGCAATCAATCACTCAATCCAGAGTCAGAATTTTTCCCATGcagaaaagtgagggaaaatgtatgttctaaaaaattatcatagAGATCGATTTAGCATTCAATTTACCATGATGATTTAATATGGACATGATCATATAGGAAGGAATTTAGTTTTCCATTTCTATTTATTTCCCCACTGATAGCTGAAAGATTTAGTGCCTAAAAAAGGAACCAACACCTGCGACCATCTTCATATTCGATCAAATAAAAAGAGTAGTTGTTAAAGTACAACGTCATTGTAGAAGAAAATCAATGCTGTCTCTGACTAAAAAAGTGAGACAATTTAATGTACTAAAGTCAAGTCAGCAAGCTTTCAGAGCTAGTCAGCAAGGAATATCTTGCAAAATGGCAGGCATATACACAGCATAATTAATATGAGCAGTGGCTCAAGAATTAAACATACCTCATCACGAATATGTGTTCGAACACGAAAAGTCAACCTCTCATGAACATCTGCTAGAATTCTTTGTAAGGTAGGGCGCAGCCCGGCTAACAATTTGTGCCGCCTATTTAGCTGTTCTCCTAAGACTTCAGCTTTGAGGATATCAACAAGTTCACACAGAAAATCGAGATTTGTTTCATGAATAAGTTTTGGGCGGAGTATATCATACAAATATGTAGACCTGCAAGATAAGTTCTCACTGTCATAATTATATgagcttataaaaaagaatCTATATGACCTTATAATGAGAATAAACAATGAAACATTGGTTGAATGACTTGTACATTCCTACATCTAATACCAAGAAAACCAATGGTGGGGACAAGGAAAGACACTATACAAGATTGAAAGCCAATCAGTTCTAGTTAATTCCAAAATAAGTGGATCtaaattgagaaaaagaaaagccaaaaaaataatgaataaataaatgtcCAACTCACAGTCTGCCTTACACACTCGCAAAGAAGCTTCTAATTTTCCCCAGAAGAATTCCTTTTTGCCAGAAACATGTGAAAGGACAACCTTTTCCTAGAGTGATTTTAGCCCTGGTCGTgaacatatcatatcagagcttAGCTCATCTTTGTCGCAAGAAAGCTTATGGAATTTTTCTCATTTCCATGGAACCAGGGCACCACTCCCACTCATTGCTATAGAGTTTAGCATAGGTAAAAACAGTAAACCTAAGCCACTTCGTgttaaactcaaaaaaaaattaaaaagaaaaatcagctCCACAAGAACAGACTTGAAAACTCACAGGGGATCTATTAAGGGAGCCAAACTTGAAATGTCCTCAGAAGATGGGAAAAAATGATCAAAGAGCTGATGCTCAAGCTGATAGACCTGCAAATTATAATAGTGCCAATCAAAATGACCCACAGACAACAGAAGGGATATATAAAAGCAAACggcttcaaaataaaatattgaaatgtaGCATGGAACTCCAATCCAATTGTTAAAGGACATGTTGCTGCACCCTTTCCATGGGGGATTGAGTTGAACCAGGTTCATCTAACCTGATGAAGGTAGAACCCTCGAAATTGTGAATGAGTCAAAGTTTTGATTATTTCTTAATAAGTGCATACAGACAAGAAAGTCAAATGAGAAGAGTCTTTCCATATAGCTTGGTCAAAAGTTGCAAAAACCAAATATTGCTAAGTTGTAGCTTTAGAAGAGTTCAATCAACTGCTTagataaattcaaaatagagTAATAACAAATATGGCAATTACATTCTTGCTAAATATGCAGCTACGGTAGAAAATTTGTTGCTATTCACCCATCTAAAATATGCAATTCCTCATACTTGCTTTAATCAACAATACATATGGGGCTGACTACAACCTCTATCTTCATCAATTCAGCAATTCATCAATGACTTTTATGCTGCTTTTCACAGCaattagcttgtaattaggtttttctcttgtatacttcctatgtacttgggctttgcctaattatgtggattaataaattcttcttacttatcaaaaaataaaaaatcagcaattcatcaaaatcaatccTACCTGCATTAGATATGTACATCCAGATCTAGTTAATGATGGCAAGGCCTCTTTCTTGGCAAATTCAGATATCCGTTGATGCACAATGCCTCTTACCTGGATAGcataagataaaagaaacaaatgatTAAAACCACCTGACCagataaatgaaataataataaaaaattgatgataTGACACCTCAACCAAGGCGGGCCCTTTGGAACCCACACATGGGAGTAAACCCTGGTCCCCACCCATCAAAATAACGTAACAGAAAATCCAGGGAGGCTCCTAGTGTGGAATAGAACCCAAGATATCTAAGCCTACAACTCATCCCAAGCTTGCACTTTGACCATTAGGCTGCACCCGTAATGAAATAATGAATTTTATCTTCTGAAAAACCA belongs to Juglans regia cultivar Chandler chromosome 8, Walnut 2.0, whole genome shotgun sequence and includes:
- the LOC108981498 gene encoding conserved oligomeric Golgi complex subunit 3-like, with product MNVGNENFVPLLKRLDDCILYVESNPEYLESSVYFLKFRQLQSRALGMMHSLVFSILKSASSQVQTAIRSSGSSKTAVSEGVEASVIYVRFKAAANELVLEGIESRSSRKEYVQLLAECHRLYCEQRLSLVRGIVHQRISEFAKKEALPSLTRSGCTYLMQVYQLEHQLFDHFFPSSEDISSLAPLIDPLSTYLYDILRPKLIHETNLDFLCELVDILKAEVLGEQLNRRHKLLAGLRPTLQRILADVHERLTFRVRTHIRDEIVNYLPSDGDLDYPAKLEQSVENESGTTAADENPDVFKTWYPPLEKTLSLLSKLYRLLEPGVFTGLAQEAVEVCSMSIQKASKLVLKRSTPMNGQLFLIKHLLILREQ